Part of the Desulfovibrio porci genome is shown below.
CCAGGGCCTCCCGGTCGAAACTGTGCCCGCGCGTGACAATGGCCACATAATGCCGCCGCCCAATGCCGCAGGCCTCCACCAGATTTTCAAAGCCGGGCAGGGTCAGGCAGCGCCGGGCCATGGGAAAGCGCGCCGGATCGGAAAATTCCGGGCGGTCGTCGACCACGTCCACCACAAATCCGCAGGCCTGGGCCAGCCCCGCCACTTCCAGGGACACATGCCCGCCGCCGCAGAGCAGCAGCACGGGCGGCGCGTCCAGAGGCTCCACATAGACGGCCCGCTCTCCGAGGCTGAGCAGACCGGCCTTGTTTTTGAGCTCTTCCAGCAGGGGAAGGGCCGCATCCAGATCCACGCGCACGGCCGGGGAGCCATCCAGTCGCGCAAAGCCTTCCGGCCAGACCTCCGGGCAGACTTCCGGCAGGGTCGCCAAATGCAGACGGCGCTGCGGCAGACTCTCGCGGCTCACGTCCACGGTCCAGACGCCCCGCCCGCCCTCGCGCAGCACTTGGTCGGCCAGGGCGAACAGCCCGGCCTGTTCCGGCGTGAGCGCCTCGCAGAGCACTTCCATGCTGCCGCCGCAGACCATGTCGCTGGCCGGGGTCAGACCGGTGAGATCGCAGAAAACGCGGGCCGAAATGCCGCTCTCCAGGCTCTGGCGGGCGGCCTCCACGGCGCGGGCCTCCAGCGCGCCGCCGCCCACCGTGCCCTCCAGTCCGGCCGGGGTGAGCAGGGCGCGGGTGCCGGCATGACGCGGGGCCGAACCTTCACGGCTGATGACGGTGAGCAGCACCGTGGGAATCCCCGCCTCCAGCAGGATGGCCAGACGGGCCTCCAGACTGTCCTCGCCCGCCGGGGGCGGAACATCCGGCGGGGCGGGCGGGCGGGGCGTCTCCGGAACAGGAGTCGGGACGCTTTCCTTTTTGGCGCTCTTACGCATCGCCGCCCTCCTTCACATAACCGCAGCCCTTGACCGGACAAATGACCTTGACCCCGTCCCGGCTCTTCTTCTCCACCAGATAGGGAGAATCGCAGCGCGGGCAGGGGCCGGGCACAGGCTTGTCCCAGAGAGCGAAATCGCACTGGGGATACTGGTCGCAGGAATAAAAGATCTTGCCGCGCTTGCTGCTCTTTTCCACCAGACTGCCCTTGCCGCAGCGCGGGCAGGGCACGCCCGTGGAAAAGGGCGCGGCATAGTCGCAGGCCGGATATCCCGTGCAGGCGATGAAACGGCTGCCGGTACGCGATTTCTTGATCACCAGATCCTTGCCGCAGCGCGGGCACTGGCCCACTTTTTCATACTGCGGCTTTTCCTGGGCCACGGCCTCCACCTTGCCGTCCTCGGTGCGCGCGAAATTGCTGGTGTAGCGGCATTCCGGATAGCCGGAACAGGCCAGAAACGCGCCCGCCTTGCCGAACTTGATCAACAGGGGCTTGCCGCATTCCGGGCAGGGCAGGTCCGTGGGCAGGCCGCCCTTGAGACTCTGCATGTTCTTGGCCGCGGCCTCCAGGGTGGGGTTGAAATCCGCCGCGAAGGCGCGCATCAGGTCCACCCAGTTTTCGCCGCCCTCGGCCACCTTGTCCAGACCTTCCTCCATCTGGGCCGTGAAGCCCACGTCCATGAGCCTGGCGAAATGCTCCACGAGTTGGCGGCAGACCACCCGCCCCAGGTCCGTGGGCACAAAGTGGCGTTCGGTCAGCTGCACATAGTCGCGGTCCTGCAGGGTGGAAATGATGGCCGCGTAGGTGGAGGGCCGGCCGATGCCCAGCTCTTCCAGCTCGCGCACCAGACTGGCTTCGCTGTAGCGGGCCGGGGGCTGGGTGAACTTCTGCTCCTTGTCCAGTTTGTTCAGGATCAGGGTTTGCCCGGCCGCGAGCGGCGGCAGTTCGGCGTCCGCCTCCTCCTTGCCGCGCGGCAGCACGGCCAGAAAACCGGAAAAGAGCAGACGCTCGCCCTTGGCGCGCCAGAGGGTATGGGCGCAGGCGATCAGGGCCGTGGTGTCGTGGAAGCGGGCCCCGGCCATCTGCGAGGCCACGAAACGCGACCAGATCAGGCGGTAGAGATTGTACTGCTCCGGCGGCAGATACGGTTTGACCATGTCCGGCGTGATGGTCACGTCCACCGGGCGGATGGCTTCGTGGGCGTCCTGGGCTCCGCCTTTGGCCTTGTAGATGCGGGCCTTTTTGGGCAGATGGTCCTGGCCGAAAGTCTGGACGATAAAGTCCCTGGCCGCCTGGCGCGCCTCGTCGGCAATGCGCGTGGAGTCCGTGCGCATGTAGGTGATCAGGGCCGTGAGCCCCTTGTCGCCCAGCTCCACGCCTTCATAGAGGCGCTGGGCGATGTTCATGGTGCGCTTGGCCGTGTAGGACAGGCGCTGGTTGGCCGCCTGTTGCAGGGTGGAGGTGATGAAGGGCGGCTGGGGGGCGCGTTCGCGCTCCTTTTCCTCCACGCTTTCCACCACAAAGGGTTTGCCCCTGAGCGCGGCTTCCAGGCTGTCCGCCTGCTCCGCATTGCTGATGACGGCCTTTTTGCCGCTGATCTTGACCAGTTCCGCTTTGAACGGCGGCGGCGCGGCGGCGGCGAGCAGCGCCTTGAACAGCCAGTATTCCTCGGGCTTGAAGGCTTCACGCTCGGCCTCGCGCTCCACGATCAGGCGCAGGGCCACGGACTGCACGCGCCCGGCGGAAATGCCGCGTTTGATGGTTTTCCAGAGCAGGGGCGAAATCTTGTAGCCCACCAGACGGTCCAGCACGCGCCTGGCCTGCTGGGCGTCAAAAAGATGGCCGTTGAGCTCACGCGGGTGCTCCAGGGCTTCCTTGACGGCCTTGGCCGTGATCTCGTTGAACTGGATGCGCTTGATATCCTT
Proteins encoded:
- a CDS encoding XdhC family protein, yielding MRKSAKKESVPTPVPETPRPPAPPDVPPPAGEDSLEARLAILLEAGIPTVLLTVISREGSAPRHAGTRALLTPAGLEGTVGGGALEARAVEAARQSLESGISARVFCDLTGLTPASDMVCGGSMEVLCEALTPEQAGLFALADQVLREGGRGVWTVDVSRESLPQRRLHLATLPEVCPEVWPEGFARLDGSPAVRVDLDAALPLLEELKNKAGLLSLGERAVYVEPLDAPPVLLLCGGGHVSLEVAGLAQACGFVVDVVDDRPEFSDPARFPMARRCLTLPGFENLVEACGIGRRHYVAIVTRGHSFDREALAQALTSHASYIGMIGSKAKREQVYAFLRAQGVPDTELAAVRCPIGLPIGAETPRQIAVSVVAELLAARAGTLQRLRFED
- the topA gene encoding type I DNA topoisomerase; amino-acid sequence: MGKQLIIVESPAKVKTIKKFLGPQYTVQASVGHVRDLPSSSLGVDEANNFAPHYEVIENKKNVVSELRAAAAKADTVYLAPDPDREGEAIAWHVAELIRDKAKDIKRIQFNEITAKAVKEALEHPRELNGHLFDAQQARRVLDRLVGYKISPLLWKTIKRGISAGRVQSVALRLIVEREAEREAFKPEEYWLFKALLAAAAPPPFKAELVKISGKKAVISNAEQADSLEAALRGKPFVVESVEEKERERAPQPPFITSTLQQAANQRLSYTAKRTMNIAQRLYEGVELGDKGLTALITYMRTDSTRIADEARQAARDFIVQTFGQDHLPKKARIYKAKGGAQDAHEAIRPVDVTITPDMVKPYLPPEQYNLYRLIWSRFVASQMAGARFHDTTALIACAHTLWRAKGERLLFSGFLAVLPRGKEEADAELPPLAAGQTLILNKLDKEQKFTQPPARYSEASLVRELEELGIGRPSTYAAIISTLQDRDYVQLTERHFVPTDLGRVVCRQLVEHFARLMDVGFTAQMEEGLDKVAEGGENWVDLMRAFAADFNPTLEAAAKNMQSLKGGLPTDLPCPECGKPLLIKFGKAGAFLACSGYPECRYTSNFARTEDGKVEAVAQEKPQYEKVGQCPRCGKDLVIKKSRTGSRFIACTGYPACDYAAPFSTGVPCPRCGKGSLVEKSSKRGKIFYSCDQYPQCDFALWDKPVPGPCPRCDSPYLVEKKSRDGVKVICPVKGCGYVKEGGDA